One genomic segment of Streptomyces sp. TLI_146 includes these proteins:
- a CDS encoding FAD-binding oxidoreductase: MERERAGYLNPRRLVHAQQSLAITHGGRLLRGAVHSIRKDNTTGLWHLQGRGADGTFELCAEKVLLATGSLINHTGALPAGQQLALHAFTEPNLLAEVPADQLDHLRDLPTIVTIDPEDTGNDNTSLYLLPPIRYPDGRWYLRIGPAMQPIFHELHGPDQMQTWYAQQRITQQQSGFLQRMLRLLVPNLEPVSVREACCVVDKTPTRYPYIGHVSEDTTLTVVTGGNGHGARGCDEIGQLISSVVLDKPWDFPLPRDIFAPIAQHTPPADGRPSYLTPPFGLC; this comes from the coding sequence ATGGAACGCGAACGCGCCGGATACCTCAACCCGCGGCGCCTGGTGCACGCCCAGCAGTCCCTCGCCATCACCCACGGTGGCCGGCTGCTGCGCGGGGCCGTGCACAGCATCCGCAAGGACAACACCACCGGCCTATGGCACCTTCAGGGACGCGGCGCCGACGGCACCTTCGAGCTGTGCGCCGAGAAGGTCCTGCTCGCCACGGGCTCCCTGATCAACCACACCGGCGCCCTGCCGGCCGGGCAACAGCTCGCCCTGCACGCCTTCACCGAGCCGAACCTGCTCGCCGAGGTCCCCGCAGACCAACTCGACCACCTGCGCGACCTGCCTACCATCGTCACCATCGACCCCGAGGACACGGGCAACGACAACACCTCGCTCTACCTGCTGCCCCCCATCCGCTACCCAGACGGCCGCTGGTACCTGCGCATCGGCCCGGCCATGCAGCCCATCTTCCACGAGCTGCACGGACCCGACCAGATGCAGACCTGGTACGCACAGCAGCGGATCACACAACAGCAGTCGGGCTTCCTTCAGCGGATGCTCCGTCTGCTGGTGCCGAACCTGGAACCGGTCTCCGTACGCGAGGCATGCTGCGTCGTCGACAAGACCCCCACCCGCTACCCGTACATCGGCCACGTGAGCGAGGACACCACCCTGACCGTGGTGACCGGCGGCAACGGCCACGGAGCCCGCGGCTGCGACGAGATCGGACAGCTCATCTCATCCGTGGTTTTGGACAAGCCCTGGGACTTTCCCCTCCCACGCGACATTTTTGCGCCCATCGCCCAGCACACCCCGCCCGCCGACGGCCGTCCGAGCTACCTCACACCACCCTTCGGACTCTGCTGA
- a CDS encoding glycosyl hydrolase family 18 protein produces MLSLTLLAGLVQTLWLPAASASAAEAEADFRVATWNMQNKENRLGLGAPRLMLDQSIKLLALQEVRNVNKKGNEDVYLDLPGTSLGTKVISGYTVESSRLDAADDQAFYYYRVSGYRNPPEGKVLRNRDVAIVTREAVKWDDVDVVPMPLSVKQRPEFGDPESGDPEEPTRTPLTEDVPPPVIGVRVKDTWYYSFHATNGQSFGITNNAPAAIKKIRDRRAGGADWVVMGDFNRTPESWKFKAKGAYADLVLPDDERLVVSGQKTRPKSKRELDYLVAKGEAVKDYKATMLNSIQSLGSDHEAVVFSTQPVDPNKVNPVADCTSKKPRSAGSADDAELCVASAAVSMGDSYISGEGGRWAGNANTSPSGDVWGTDRRDDCADGKDCVYGDTSYDNGGNRCDRSDVAPIESAAIDGIPEEYRFNIACSGAETKHIVSEGFKDQKPQAEKLAELANDYDVKMIVVSIGGNDLGFSDIITDCVWRFWGWPRGGTCNTNSANTSLKEKLDRTRGDVVKALEKIRSVMADAGYESDDYDLVLSTYPNPLPRAAQMRYDEDDNTRYSAGGCPFRDSDLNWARDKLMPGITSMLRGAADETGVSLLNVENAFTGHELCHRSAKQATSANSRANPLSSAEAEWVRWIPYQVDSSKNWLWGSQGDKQEAIHPNAYGQKALGMCLTTFAKSGVPGQARTLRCAGTPGKGSDDVGAEHTVRISQYKTNDAIPQEVLRRPTPDSKWVSAGQDDGDTGRWYINGDPSALKLGKEPEDDEVLETTIRNRTGQYLQGDGSSPWQWATVTDAPRIWKIRPISPNGNFFITTDDEKWCLASEPGSPQWGSLRPCNKVSFLRDEWSIENADIKITPRPQPIDRTGPLQSAKDNLVADVDNANAEPGTRVKALAPKDHPAQKWRTRSTPKGWQIISALDGAPVLAHDTGKHEARLARDNDGDEAQLWQVEDAGGGWSRLRNGGLCLTAGGADETLAVKDCASGDAGQRWKTLGVTPDKPENGDAGDPFDDSADDRGTKPAASGDCRPEGMTPTQGVSARYCDVYDGAGREWVGKDRTRRMVGYFTGWRAGTNGDPKYLVSNIPWSKVSHINYAFARVDNDRISIGDPSDAKNPATGMTWDGAKNAMDPSLPYKGHFNLLNTYKKKHPAVKTLISVGGWADTRNFYSMATNADGSVNQAGIDTFADSVTEFLDRYGFNGVDIDYEYPTALPNTGNPKDWDVSNPRRKGLQQGYNALMKTLREKLDKAGADKGRYYLLTSAGSSSGYLVRGQDAGQALQYQDFVNVMSYDLHGSWNKFVGPQAPLYDDGRDNELADAGIYNDQAANTKDFQKHGYFNVDWSYHYYRGALPAGRINLGIPYYSRGWRDVQGGTDGLWGTAAMPDQSQCPQGTGGRGPANAQSCGLGAVGIDNVWHDTEDGREVGAGSNPLWHTKNLQDGVTPGYLESYGVKDAKLTGTYAEKYSDALKAPWLWNAATKVFLSTENERSIDAKAKYIVDKDIGGAMVWELAGDYTKRPGGEWGMGYDLTTRLDNAFKGAGAYDNTKAGGRAQPREVIDVKAELVDFPTGKDDFYPVQPKLRITNNSKVALAQGTEISFDLPTSAPPVVKDGAWKEISGIVPGHTGPNAGGLKGDFHRVTVTLGYCEDIPAGKSKDIDIKYYLPITGPSNITFKIGDKTFGSTGDQRRDVNLVDPPAADTSNQCRATEWGKHAYNPNPSFAFWQTGSQWIIEDRNSGNVLDHPASWTDAHLVEKQDGNKNQLWTVAEDGGSNSGWYHIKSNSSGHDQCLGAPPARGTLTVRDCDGKTDQWWRLVPLSTDQATAGKPQLDRWVAGGPKHGGAYALGGFTDGSADWWKTPAYLAAPSDSATSPGTKIIAGDTDGAWASTVSWNGFYWRAKWWNKATDEPGKSDSWQKLGPTP; encoded by the coding sequence GTGCTCTCCCTCACGCTCCTCGCCGGGCTGGTGCAGACGCTGTGGCTTCCGGCAGCCTCGGCGTCGGCCGCGGAGGCGGAGGCGGACTTCAGAGTGGCGACCTGGAACATGCAGAACAAGGAGAACAGGCTCGGCCTCGGAGCCCCGAGGCTGATGCTGGATCAGAGCATCAAGCTGTTGGCACTGCAAGAAGTGCGCAACGTGAACAAGAAGGGCAACGAGGACGTTTACCTTGATCTTCCTGGAACCTCCCTCGGGACCAAGGTGATCAGCGGCTACACGGTGGAGAGTTCCCGGCTCGACGCCGCGGACGACCAGGCTTTCTACTACTACCGCGTGTCCGGATATCGCAACCCGCCGGAAGGCAAGGTACTCCGAAACCGCGACGTGGCGATCGTGACAAGGGAGGCGGTCAAATGGGACGACGTCGATGTCGTACCTATGCCGCTGAGCGTGAAACAAAGGCCGGAATTCGGCGACCCGGAATCAGGCGACCCGGAAGAGCCGACGCGGACGCCCCTGACGGAGGATGTCCCTCCCCCGGTTATCGGCGTTCGTGTGAAGGACACGTGGTATTACTCGTTCCACGCGACCAACGGACAAAGCTTTGGCATCACCAACAACGCTCCTGCGGCCATCAAAAAGATCCGTGATCGCCGGGCCGGCGGGGCCGACTGGGTGGTCATGGGTGACTTCAACCGCACGCCGGAATCGTGGAAGTTCAAGGCGAAGGGAGCGTACGCCGACCTGGTGCTGCCCGACGATGAGAGACTCGTCGTCTCGGGGCAGAAGACGCGCCCCAAGTCCAAGCGGGAACTCGATTATCTCGTGGCCAAGGGAGAAGCCGTCAAGGACTACAAGGCCACCATGCTCAACAGCATTCAGTCGCTTGGCTCCGATCACGAGGCAGTGGTCTTCTCCACGCAGCCCGTGGATCCGAACAAGGTGAATCCGGTCGCAGACTGCACGTCGAAGAAGCCGAGATCAGCCGGTTCGGCCGATGACGCGGAGCTCTGCGTCGCCTCGGCGGCCGTCTCGATGGGCGACAGCTACATTTCCGGCGAGGGCGGCCGGTGGGCGGGCAACGCCAACACCTCTCCCAGCGGCGACGTATGGGGCACCGACCGCAGGGACGACTGCGCGGACGGAAAGGACTGCGTCTACGGTGACACGTCATACGACAACGGCGGCAACCGCTGTGACCGGTCAGACGTCGCACCCATCGAGAGCGCCGCGATCGACGGCATCCCCGAAGAGTATCGGTTCAACATCGCCTGTTCCGGGGCCGAGACGAAGCACATTGTCTCGGAGGGATTCAAGGACCAGAAGCCGCAGGCGGAGAAGCTCGCGGAACTGGCGAATGACTACGACGTCAAAATGATCGTGGTGTCCATCGGGGGCAACGACCTGGGCTTCTCCGACATCATCACCGACTGCGTCTGGAGATTCTGGGGGTGGCCGCGCGGCGGCACCTGCAACACGAACTCCGCGAACACGTCGCTGAAGGAGAAGCTGGACCGAACCCGGGGCGACGTCGTCAAAGCCCTGGAGAAGATCCGCTCGGTCATGGCGGACGCCGGGTACGAGAGCGATGACTACGACCTGGTGCTGAGCACGTATCCGAATCCGCTGCCCAGGGCCGCACAGATGCGGTACGACGAAGACGACAACACCCGCTACTCGGCCGGTGGCTGCCCCTTCCGCGACAGCGACTTGAACTGGGCCCGCGACAAACTCATGCCGGGCATCACCTCCATGCTGCGCGGCGCGGCGGACGAGACCGGGGTGTCCCTGCTGAACGTGGAGAACGCGTTCACCGGGCACGAGCTGTGCCACCGGAGCGCCAAGCAGGCCACGAGCGCCAACTCGCGCGCGAACCCGCTGTCGAGCGCGGAAGCCGAATGGGTCCGGTGGATTCCGTACCAGGTCGACAGCTCCAAGAACTGGCTGTGGGGGTCCCAGGGAGACAAGCAGGAGGCCATTCACCCCAACGCCTATGGGCAGAAGGCGCTCGGCATGTGCCTGACGACCTTCGCCAAGTCGGGCGTGCCGGGCCAGGCACGGACGTTGAGGTGCGCGGGCACTCCGGGCAAGGGCAGCGACGACGTGGGGGCGGAGCACACCGTGCGCATCTCCCAGTACAAAACGAATGACGCCATTCCCCAGGAAGTGCTGCGGCGCCCCACACCCGATTCCAAGTGGGTGTCCGCGGGACAGGACGACGGCGACACAGGACGGTGGTACATCAACGGTGACCCCAGCGCCCTCAAGCTCGGCAAAGAGCCTGAGGACGACGAGGTACTAGAGACCACCATCAGGAACCGGACGGGACAGTACCTGCAGGGAGACGGCAGTAGTCCATGGCAATGGGCAACCGTCACCGATGCCCCCCGTATCTGGAAGATCAGGCCAATCTCGCCAAACGGTAATTTCTTCATCACCACGGATGACGAGAAGTGGTGCCTGGCCTCCGAACCCGGCTCCCCCCAATGGGGATCCCTGCGGCCGTGCAACAAGGTGAGTTTCCTTCGCGACGAGTGGAGCATCGAGAACGCGGACATAAAGATCACCCCCCGTCCTCAGCCCATCGACCGCACCGGCCCCCTCCAGTCCGCCAAGGACAACCTCGTCGCCGACGTCGACAACGCGAACGCCGAGCCGGGCACCCGTGTGAAGGCGCTCGCGCCCAAGGACCACCCCGCCCAGAAGTGGCGGACGCGGTCCACGCCGAAGGGGTGGCAGATCATCAGCGCCCTGGACGGCGCGCCCGTACTGGCGCATGACACCGGCAAGCACGAGGCTCGCCTCGCCAGGGACAACGACGGGGACGAGGCTCAGCTGTGGCAGGTTGAGGACGCGGGCGGCGGCTGGTCGCGGCTGCGCAATGGCGGCCTGTGTCTGACAGCCGGTGGCGCGGATGAGACGCTGGCCGTCAAGGACTGCGCGTCCGGCGACGCCGGGCAGCGCTGGAAGACGCTCGGGGTCACCCCGGACAAGCCCGAGAACGGCGACGCCGGTGACCCCTTCGACGACTCCGCTGATGACCGGGGCACCAAGCCCGCCGCCTCCGGCGACTGCCGCCCCGAGGGCATGACCCCGACCCAAGGCGTCTCTGCCCGCTACTGCGACGTCTACGACGGCGCGGGCCGCGAGTGGGTCGGCAAGGACCGCACCCGGCGCATGGTCGGGTACTTCACCGGATGGCGGGCGGGGACGAATGGGGACCCCAAGTACCTCGTCTCCAACATCCCCTGGTCCAAGGTGAGCCACATCAACTACGCCTTCGCCCGTGTCGACAATGACCGGATCTCCATCGGCGACCCGTCCGATGCCAAGAACCCGGCCACCGGAATGACCTGGGACGGCGCGAAGAACGCCATGGACCCGTCGCTCCCGTACAAGGGGCACTTCAACCTGCTGAACACCTACAAGAAGAAGCACCCGGCCGTGAAGACACTGATCTCGGTGGGCGGCTGGGCGGACACACGGAACTTCTACTCCATGGCCACCAACGCCGACGGCTCGGTGAACCAGGCCGGCATCGACACCTTCGCCGATTCGGTGACGGAGTTCCTGGACCGGTACGGGTTCAACGGCGTCGACATCGACTACGAGTACCCCACCGCCCTGCCCAACACCGGCAACCCCAAGGACTGGGACGTCTCCAACCCGCGTCGCAAGGGCCTCCAGCAGGGCTACAACGCCCTGATGAAGACCCTGCGCGAAAAGCTGGACAAGGCCGGCGCGGACAAGGGCCGCTACTACCTGCTCACCTCCGCCGGATCCTCCTCCGGCTACCTGGTACGCGGCCAGGACGCCGGCCAGGCGCTGCAGTACCAGGACTTCGTCAACGTCATGAGCTACGACCTGCACGGCTCGTGGAACAAGTTCGTCGGCCCGCAGGCCCCGCTGTACGACGACGGGAGGGACAACGAACTGGCCGACGCCGGCATCTACAACGACCAGGCAGCGAATACGAAGGACTTCCAGAAGCACGGCTACTTCAACGTCGACTGGTCCTACCACTACTACCGCGGCGCGCTCCCGGCGGGCCGTATCAACCTCGGTATCCCGTACTACTCCCGGGGCTGGCGCGATGTCCAGGGCGGCACCGACGGGCTGTGGGGGACCGCGGCGATGCCGGACCAGTCCCAGTGCCCCCAGGGCACCGGAGGCCGCGGCCCGGCCAACGCGCAGTCCTGCGGCCTGGGCGCGGTCGGTATCGACAATGTCTGGCACGACACCGAGGACGGCCGCGAGGTCGGTGCCGGGTCCAACCCGCTGTGGCACACCAAGAACCTCCAGGACGGCGTCACTCCGGGATACCTGGAGTCGTACGGGGTCAAGGACGCGAAGCTGACCGGCACATACGCCGAGAAGTACTCGGACGCCCTCAAGGCGCCCTGGCTGTGGAACGCCGCCACGAAGGTCTTCCTCTCCACCGAGAACGAGCGCTCCATCGACGCCAAGGCGAAGTACATCGTCGACAAGGACATCGGCGGTGCGATGGTCTGGGAGCTCGCCGGCGACTACACCAAGCGCCCGGGTGGCGAGTGGGGCATGGGGTACGACCTCACCACCCGCCTGGACAACGCCTTCAAGGGCGCGGGCGCATACGACAACACCAAGGCCGGCGGGCGGGCGCAGCCCAGGGAGGTGATCGACGTCAAGGCGGAGCTGGTCGACTTCCCCACGGGTAAGGACGACTTCTACCCGGTCCAGCCCAAGCTGCGGATCACCAACAACTCCAAGGTCGCCCTCGCCCAGGGTACGGAGATCTCGTTCGACCTCCCCACCTCCGCCCCGCCGGTGGTGAAGGACGGGGCCTGGAAGGAGATCAGCGGCATCGTCCCCGGCCACACCGGGCCCAACGCGGGCGGGCTGAAGGGCGACTTCCACCGGGTGACCGTCACACTCGGCTACTGCGAGGACATTCCGGCAGGCAAGTCGAAAGACATCGACATCAAGTACTACCTGCCCATCACCGGGCCGTCGAACATCACCTTCAAGATCGGAGACAAGACGTTCGGCAGCACCGGCGACCAGCGCCGCGACGTGAACCTGGTCGATCCACCGGCCGCGGACACCAGCAATCAGTGCCGAGCCACCGAATGGGGCAAGCACGCCTACAACCCGAACCCCTCGTTCGCGTTCTGGCAGACCGGCAGCCAGTGGATCATCGAGGACCGCAACAGCGGCAACGTCCTCGACCACCCCGCTTCCTGGACCGACGCCCACCTGGTGGAAAAGCAGGACGGCAACAAGAACCAACTGTGGACCGTCGCCGAGGACGGCGGCAGCAACAGCGGCTGGTACCACATCAAGTCCAACAGCAGCGGCCACGACCAGTGTCTCGGCGCGCCCCCGGCCAGGGGAACCCTCACGGTGCGGGACTGCGACGGAAAGACGGACCAGTGGTGGCGCCTGGTGCCGCTCAGTACCGACCAGGCCACCGCGGGCAAGCCCCAGCTGGACCGGTGGGTCGCAGGCGGCCCCAAGCACGGCGGCGCCTACGCACTCGGCGGCTTCACCGACGGGAGCGCCGACTGGTGGAAGACACCGGCCTACCTCGCCGCACCCTCCGACAGCGCCACCTCCCCCGGCACGAAGATCATCGCCGGGGACACCGACGGGGCCTGGGCCTCGACGGTGTCGTGGAACGGCTTCTACTGGCGCGCCAAGTGGTGGAACAAAGCCACGGACGAACCCGGCAAGAGCGACTCCTGGCAGAAGCTCGGGCCCACACCGTGA
- a CDS encoding IclR family transcriptional regulator C-terminal domain-containing protein codes for MSRTKTLPAQQAAAFRALELVLHIQATGGITTRDLDRRSGLSMADTSWLLHWLRAQFFITTVGGAHIPGPVLEMAARADQHEPLMQQVLDGLRDQIGAALYLARYTDGEIDILQSSHSPTAPPVAVKAPFPETGHASAVGKALLADLDFTARMEHLARYTPVPLTDRTITNPRTLFDTLDRHGPHAAQFDVLEYSDLNVCAAYSLTLPGHDTTCIALALPTHQHHRLVRAAAALSEASTGLLLTRLLTTPTATTPNTPTSDPRLPHTAQASRAIALP; via the coding sequence ATGTCCCGCACCAAGACCCTGCCCGCGCAGCAGGCAGCCGCCTTCCGCGCCCTCGAACTCGTCCTGCACATCCAGGCAACCGGTGGCATCACCACCCGCGACCTCGACCGACGCAGTGGCCTGAGCATGGCCGACACCTCCTGGCTGCTGCACTGGCTCCGCGCCCAGTTCTTCATCACGACCGTCGGCGGCGCCCACATCCCCGGCCCCGTCCTGGAGATGGCCGCCCGCGCCGATCAGCATGAGCCGCTGATGCAGCAGGTCCTGGACGGGCTGCGCGACCAGATCGGGGCCGCCCTCTACCTGGCCCGCTACACCGACGGCGAGATCGACATCCTGCAGTCCTCCCACAGCCCCACCGCTCCCCCGGTCGCCGTCAAAGCGCCCTTTCCCGAAACCGGCCACGCCAGCGCCGTCGGCAAGGCCCTGCTGGCCGACCTTGACTTCACCGCCCGGATGGAACACCTCGCCCGCTACACCCCCGTGCCCCTGACCGACCGCACGATCACCAACCCGCGGACTCTCTTCGACACCCTGGACCGCCACGGCCCCCACGCCGCCCAGTTCGACGTCCTCGAATACTCCGACCTCAACGTCTGCGCGGCCTACTCCCTCACCCTGCCCGGCCACGACACCACCTGCATCGCCCTGGCCCTGCCCACCCACCAGCACCACCGCCTGGTCCGGGCAGCAGCAGCGCTCAGCGAAGCCTCCACCGGCCTCCTCCTCACCCGCCTCCTCACCACGCCCACAGCCACCACCCCCAACACACCCACCTCCGATCCCCGACTCCCCCACACCGCGCAAGCATCCCGTGCCATCGCCCTGCCCTGA
- a CDS encoding sel1 repeat family protein, which yields MGSKALVKGELLRAAQWLGPAAEAGHPGALFRLAVLAMRSDWDRREDVRFFVAEAARHGHGDARRLLAATAHRRPFPDEPIAEVQDDLFFDEVREGLGVREEMLTPEEVDAVAPGDAMPKLVLVPPPALPAPDRHDGVGPAAPPVQRQAPLRSLAADQPAPLVLPLSDPTP from the coding sequence ATGGGATCGAAAGCGCTGGTGAAAGGCGAGCTGCTACGCGCCGCGCAATGGCTGGGGCCCGCCGCCGAGGCCGGCCACCCCGGCGCCCTGTTCCGTCTGGCCGTCCTGGCCATGCGCTCGGACTGGGACCGGCGTGAGGACGTGCGGTTCTTCGTCGCCGAGGCGGCCCGGCACGGTCACGGCGACGCCCGCCGCCTGCTGGCCGCGACCGCGCACCGCCGCCCCTTCCCCGACGAGCCGATCGCCGAGGTCCAAGACGACCTGTTCTTCGATGAGGTCCGCGAAGGATTGGGAGTACGTGAGGAGATGCTCACGCCCGAAGAAGTAGATGCCGTGGCGCCGGGCGATGCCATGCCCAAGCTCGTGCTCGTGCCCCCACCGGCCCTCCCGGCCCCAGACCGGCACGACGGCGTCGGCCCTGCGGCCCCGCCGGTGCAACGACAGGCGCCCTTGAGGTCACTTGCCGCTGACCAGCCGGCTCCGCTGGTCCTGCCCCTGAGCGACCCGACGCCGTAG
- a CDS encoding alpha/beta hydrolase produces the protein MKSIDHQLRAGSDPPMYLLGIGDQGNGRAIVSYGDPDTAKNVSAYVPGLGTKLDEHFANNDLKRARDTAVGARFADPGNPTASIVWLGYDAPQFSSEKFLELNKLAENFAVMGDQDAKAGASAYNQFMAGISATHENGDPHVTAIGHSYGSLTVGLAAQQHGGIPGADDIILVGSPGTEAKTADALGVGRNHVYVGAAKNDIVTQLPSKTQVSGTTAGTLLAGPGLGGYLGHKIGEVVDGPDQLYFGTDPASHEFGAQRFATGDGPPLIDRGQLLASIMDGDMDELPSPDVSAHSHYFDPDEDPVSARNIARVVAGKGNEIDHEEPR, from the coding sequence ATGAAGTCGATCGACCATCAGCTGCGCGCGGGAAGTGACCCTCCGATGTACCTGCTCGGCATCGGCGACCAGGGCAACGGCCGCGCCATCGTCTCGTACGGCGACCCCGACACGGCGAAGAACGTCTCGGCGTACGTTCCGGGGCTCGGCACCAAACTCGACGAGCACTTCGCCAACAACGATCTGAAGCGGGCGCGGGACACCGCGGTCGGGGCCCGGTTCGCCGACCCCGGCAACCCCACCGCCTCCATCGTCTGGCTCGGCTACGACGCCCCGCAGTTCTCCTCCGAGAAGTTCCTCGAACTCAACAAGCTCGCCGAGAACTTCGCGGTCATGGGCGACCAGGACGCCAAGGCCGGCGCGTCCGCGTACAACCAGTTCATGGCGGGAATCTCCGCCACCCACGAGAACGGCGATCCGCACGTCACCGCCATCGGCCACTCCTACGGCTCCCTCACCGTCGGCCTCGCCGCCCAACAGCACGGCGGCATCCCCGGCGCCGACGACATCATCCTCGTGGGCAGCCCCGGCACCGAGGCGAAGACGGCCGACGCGCTGGGAGTCGGGCGCAACCATGTGTATGTGGGGGCCGCCAAGAACGACATCGTGACCCAACTGCCCAGCAAGACGCAGGTGAGCGGCACCACGGCCGGCACCCTGCTCGCAGGGCCCGGCCTGGGCGGGTACCTGGGCCACAAGATCGGAGAAGTCGTGGACGGCCCCGACCAGCTCTACTTCGGCACCGACCCGGCGAGCCACGAGTTCGGCGCCCAGCGCTTCGCCACCGGCGACGGCCCGCCCCTTATCGACCGGGGACAACTCCTCGCGTCCATCATGGACGGGGACATGGACGAGCTTCCTTCCCCCGACGTCAGCGCCCATTCCCACTACTTCGACCCCGACGAAGACCCCGTATCAGCGCGGAACATCGCCCGGGTCGTAGCGGGTAAGGGCAACGAGATCGACCATGAGGAACCGCGATGA
- a CDS encoding bifunctional 2-polyprenyl-6-hydroxyphenol methylase/3-demethylubiquinol 3-O-methyltransferase UbiG → MTIEDPKDLVRRGYDALSVRYDEAYDSDSKYRAWVESLKARLEDGSRVLDLGCGSGVPVVRDLAEAGHRVTGVDISEMQIRRARELVPGPDFIRADATAVDFPAGSFDAVVSLYALIHIPLEEQRSLLGKVASWLRPGGWFLCSTGQHAWTGTDEDWLGSGVAMWWSHADADTNRTWITASGLVVEREEFVPEGDSGHVLFWARRPR, encoded by the coding sequence GTGACGATTGAAGATCCGAAAGACCTGGTTCGGCGTGGATATGACGCGCTCTCGGTGCGCTATGACGAGGCGTACGACTCCGACTCGAAGTACCGAGCGTGGGTCGAGAGTCTGAAGGCCCGACTTGAGGACGGCAGCCGCGTGCTGGACCTGGGCTGCGGCAGCGGAGTCCCGGTCGTGCGTGATCTGGCGGAGGCGGGACACCGTGTCACCGGTGTCGACATCAGCGAGATGCAGATCCGTCGGGCCCGGGAACTTGTGCCCGGGCCCGACTTCATCCGGGCCGACGCGACCGCGGTGGACTTCCCCGCAGGGTCCTTCGATGCCGTGGTGTCCCTCTATGCCCTGATCCACATCCCGCTGGAGGAACAGCGTTCGCTGCTCGGGAAGGTTGCCTCATGGCTTCGCCCGGGCGGATGGTTTCTGTGCAGCACGGGGCAGCACGCGTGGACCGGCACGGACGAGGACTGGCTGGGCAGTGGGGTGGCCATGTGGTGGAGTCATGCGGACGCCGACACCAATCGGACCTGGATCACCGCCAGTGGTCTGGTGGTTGAGCGGGAAGAGTTCGTTCCGGAGGGGGACAGCGGGCATGTCCTGTTTTGGGCACGACGTCCACGCTGA
- a CDS encoding DUF4253 domain-containing protein — MVHEDDDQCTAEERLAVTAPFGRAWPGRAPTPAPSINPDEIAEQYARAFLDRNPQARLGLVAAPRGADALASAGWMGPANYDNDTATYAAVVRDWEDRFGARVIGAGSSTLHLSVAAPPARIEDALVVAAEHFTFCPDNIWQGSTRTWPPTPPTSSASTAGSSGGTEPGENGPGNGHVLDGQWLLPIPTAQHVSPPS; from the coding sequence GTGGTCCACGAGGACGACGACCAGTGCACCGCCGAGGAACGACTTGCCGTCACCGCCCCCTTCGGGCGAGCCTGGCCAGGGCGCGCGCCCACCCCCGCGCCCTCGATAAACCCCGATGAGATCGCTGAACAGTACGCGCGAGCCTTCCTGGACCGAAATCCGCAGGCACGACTCGGACTCGTCGCAGCACCCCGCGGCGCCGACGCCCTCGCCTCAGCCGGCTGGATGGGACCCGCCAACTACGACAACGACACCGCCACTTACGCCGCCGTCGTCCGCGACTGGGAAGACCGTTTCGGCGCACGCGTCATCGGCGCCGGATCCAGCACCCTCCACCTCAGCGTCGCCGCGCCTCCAGCACGGATCGAAGACGCCCTGGTCGTCGCCGCCGAGCACTTCACCTTCTGCCCCGACAACATCTGGCAGGGCTCTACCCGGACCTGGCCTCCTACGCCGCCGACCTCATCGGCCTCAACCGCTGGGAGTTCTGGTGGGACTGAACCCGGCGAGAACGGCCCGGGCAACGGTCATGTCCTCGACGGACAGTGGCTCTTGCCGATCCCGACAGCGCAGCACGTCAGCCCTCCCTCGTGA